Sequence from the Flavobacterium sp. J372 genome:
GAAACCTTGTTTAAGGTAGCGTAATCATAAAGATCTATCGAAGAAGCATTTGTAGCTCTATTGTAGTTTAAAACCGTATACTGGTTGGTGTTTTTCATTGACTGAAACTCGTCCATGCCCTGTGTACGGAAAGCGCCGCCCCATATTTCCTGAAGTGTTATTTGCTGTTGTGCAGAAGCAGTTAAAACCGTAAACAAAAACAGGAAAACCGCTGATTTGAAATATTTCATTTGCATAATGTAAAAAACTCCCAATTTTAATGAAAAATTCTGAAATAGCAGTGTGTTTCACTGTTAAATGAATTAACATTTTCTTAGCACTTTGTTTATGCACAATTTTTGGTGCTATAAATCTTATCTTTGCATTGAAAATTCACCCAAGCAACTGATAATGAGTAATGCGATTGCAGGCTTTTCGAAGCTTACCAAAGAACAAAAAATTAACTGGCTGGCACAAAATTACTTCGCCGAACCGCAAAAGGCTATCGGCCTCATCAAAAAATACTGGAACAGTGACCCGCAATTGCAACAGTTGCATGATGAATTCATTGAAAATACCATTACCAACTTTTACCTGCCGCTTGGCATTGCACCCAATTTCGCAATAAACGGGCGCGACTACACGATACCCATGGCTGTTGAGGAAAGCTCGGTAGTGGCGGCAGCATCACGTGCGGCTAAGTTCTGGAGCAAGCGTGGCGGCTTTAAAGCAACGGTGTTGAATACCGAAAAAATAGGCCAGGTACATTTTTTATTTGAAGGTAATCCCGAAGAACTTCAGAAGTTTTTCGAAAATATTAAACCTAAATTTTTTGAGGGCACAGCTGACGTTACCAAAAACATGCGCAATCGCGGTGGGGGGCATACTTGACATTGAGCTGCGGGATAAAACTAAAGACATGCCCGATTATTACCAGCTTCACGCTACTTTCAATACAAAAGATAGCATGGGTGCCAACTTTATAAACACCTGTCTTGAACAGTTTTCAAAAATACTGAAGTCTGAAGCAGCGGCTTGGGGCGGTTTTTCTGCAAATGAGCAGCCGGAAGTTATCATGAGCATCCTTAGCAACTATGTCCCAAACTGTGTGGTCCGTGCCGAAGTATCATGCCCTGTTGCCGATTTGTGTGAAGACGCAGGTATATCACCGCAGGAATTTGCAGAAAAGTTTGTTACCGCTATAAACATAGCCGAAATTGAGCCATACCGCGCTGTAACGCATAATAAAGGGATTATGAACGGTATTGATGCTGTAGTTGTTGCAACAGGTAATGATTTCCGCGCGGTAGAAGCCGGGGTCCATGCTTATGCTGCGAAAGAGGGACGCTATACCAGCCTTACCCATGCATATATTAAAAACGATATTTTTCATTATTTTATAGAACTACCATTGGCTCTGGGTACTGTGGGCGGGCTTACCAGCCTTCACCCTCTCGTGAAGCTATCTTTAGAGCTGCTTGGCAATCCTTCGGCAGAGGAGTTGATGCAGATTGTAGCCGTAGCCGGACTTGCACAAAATTTTGCTGCGGTGCGTTCATTGACAACTACAGGCATACAGCAGGGCCACATGAAAATGCACCTGATGAACATGTTGAACCAACTGCATGCGAATACAAATGAAAAGGAGCTTGCTGCAAAACATTTCGAGAAAAACACAATAACTCATGCTGCCGTGGCCGACTATATTGCAGCAATAAGAAAATAATGTGAGGCAGGAATTTTACAGCAACGGCAAGCTTTTATTACTGGGAGAATATACAGTTCTTGATGGTAGTGATGCCCTAGCCCTGCCAACTGTTTACGGGCAATACCTGTCAGTTGAAAAGACCAATGATAAAAATATTCATTGGAGAAGTTATGATGCAGATGGTTCTGTATGGTTTGAAGCGGTGATACCTGTTGAAAACATTCTTTCTAAACAACTTTCAGGTGAGAAAGTAACGGATACGCTCATCGACATTTTAGGTGCAGCACACAAGCTTAATCCAGGCGTGCTTGGTACGGCCGTAGGATTTAATGTTGAAACGAAGCTTACATTTCCACGGACGTGGGGGCTGGGCAGTTCATCAACACTCATAAATAATATTGCGCAGTGGTTTGGAGTAGATGCCTTCAACTTGTTACAGCAAAGCTTTGGGGGGAGCGGTTATGATATTGCTTGTGCACAAAATAATATGCCTGTCTTGTTTTCGCTAAAAAATGGGCTGCCAAACATAAAGCAAATCACATTCAACCCACACTTTACTAATAATCTGTATTTTGTGTACCTCAACAAGAAACAGGACACAAAAAAAGCTGTAGCAAACTACAGAAATAACGCAGATGAAATTCCTGAGCTCATAATTAAGACTGATGCAATAATTGAAGAAGCAGCAATTACCGGTAGCTTTGAGCGATTCTGCCAGCTTCTTGAAGAACACTCAGCATTATTGGCAAAAGCCCTGCAAATGCAAACAGTAAAAGAATCATTGTTTCCGGATTTTTACGGAACAGTAAAAAGCCTCGGGGCTTGGGGCGGAGACTTCATTCTCGCTGCAAGTGATGATGACCCTACTGGTTATTTCGAATCAAAAGGATATCCTGTTGTTATTCCTTACCAGAAAATGATTTTATATAAATGAAAAAATCCCGGAGCACAATTCCGGGATTTTTTATATATCAATCATTCTTCTTAATTGAATTCTGACCTGTTATCTTCAATATCTGCCTTTTCCTTAAGCGCCATCACAATTCTTGAAGGTACGCCGCCACGGGCTTCACTCCTCATTCTTTGTGTATATGTCGCATAGTTTGGCAATGCAGGAGCATCAGTCTTCGCTTTGGTGCGAATCATAAATACGCCCCCGTTACCATCAATTAGGGGAGATGTTTTACCTGCAGCAAGGCCAAATGCTTTACCTACAACTTTCGGCTCGGCGCCAACGTTAGGTATCATAGGTGCTGCAAATGTAACATCTGTTGCAGTAGCTACAGACGAGCCTGATTTCTGCGCAACAGCCTCAAGGGTAGAACCTGTCATTTTTTTGCGAATCATCTCAGCCTTCTTCTGGTTACGGATGATCGGCGCTACAGTAATCTTAGCATCTTCAATCGGGATAAGGCCTTTTTCGTTTTTAGTTTTAAGCTTCACAACAACATGGCCCTGTGGTACATCAAACTTCTTAACGTCGCCTTCCTCAGTATCTTTAGAGAATGTCCATCTTACAATTTCACGCTGCATGCCAACACCTTGTACATTTTCATCATTAGCGCCAACTTTTGCTTTCTGCACTGTCACACCCGCAGTTTTGGCAAGATCTTCAAATGGTTTATTCGGGCCTTCCATTTCAATGTTTGTTGCCTTACGGAAAGCCTCATCTTCAGTTGCTTCACTTGCACCAATTTTCTGGGCAACAGTAGCAACACGTATACCATCATTCTTACCTGTTACGTATATTACGTGATAACCAAAGTCAGTCTCTACAACTCCCATTTTACCAACAGGGTTGTTAAACACGAAATCGTTAAACGGCTTCACCATCTGGTTTGGCACAATGTTTTGGTATTCGCCACCGTTGTTTGCAGAGCCCGGGTCATCAGTATTGGTTCTTGCAAGCTCGGCAAAATTATTAGGGTTAGCCATAGCCTGCGCCAGTAAACCATCAGCCTTTGCTTTAGCCTCTTCTTTAGTCCTTGTTATAGCAGGGTTAGGGGCTTTACCACCTTTGTAAGCAATAAGTATATGCCTTGCATTTACGGTAGCGCCTGCCTTGCGGCCTGTTACACGTGTAAGTTTGTAGTAACCGTTATCAACATAAGGGCCGTAAACCTGTCCCGGAGCAAGATTGTAGATAGCTTCAGCATGCTCAACCGGAAGGTCTTTTTTAGCAACATAAGTAGTATCATACTTTATGTCTGAATTCTTGTTTACAAACTCTTCAACGTTTGCTGCCTGGGCAAACCCGGGAATAGTATCGTTTGCTTTTGTTTCATTGTTATATTCAACACGTGGAGCAAGATAGCTGTTAATATTCTTCCTCATCTCCTCTTCATCAGCGGCAGACGGTTTGTTTTCTATAAGAACAAAATCAAGCTCACGTGATGCTTCAGCTTTGTATTTCTTCTCGTTCTTTTTCATGTAATCAATAAGCTCCTGGTCAGAAACCTTTACCTGGTCATCATTGATAGTTGAAAAAGGAACATAAACATAATCAAACGTTATCTTGTCGTTTTCATCTTTATATTTTGCTTTGCCTTCAGCCTCGGTTACAATAAACCCGGCTTTAAGCATTGAGTTGTATATCTGCCTTTTTGCTGCGGCTTCATACTGCGGCATATCGCGCTCAATCATTTCATATTGTGCAGGGTTGGTAGCCTTCATATTAGCAAGGAAGTCATTAAACTTCTTCTTGTCAAACTTACCAAGGGCATTCTGGAAACGAGGGTCATTGCCTAGCTGCATACCAAAAATGCTAAGTACATGCTCTCTGCCTACCCTGATACCGGCTTTTTCATAACGCTCTTCAAGCAATATGCTTTCAACCTCCTGCTCCCATATCTGGTTTGCGGCTGTTGTAGCGCTAACACCCTGCTGCATTTTTGTAAAGTTGCTTACTTTATTGAGGAAATCCTGTGCAGGAATATCTTCACCGTTTACGCTGCCTACATGCCTTGACACGCCTCCGAAACCTCCGCTATTGATGATGTCGCCTACAATGAATGCCAAAAGGCAAAAGCCTATAACACCTATCATAAGTATAGAGCGCTGCCTAATTTTTGATAAAACCGCCATTTGTAATTTAATGTTAAAATTTAATTCAGTGGGCGAAAATACAATTATCTATTTAATAATAAAAGCAGTAAATGATATTTTCAGGGTTAATGAGAAAAAAAATTGCAGGGATTATAAAGGTGTGCAATTTACCCGAACCAAATTAGTGAGCAGATTTATGTATTATGTAAACCAAATACTATTTAAGGCCTGAAGGCACAATCTTTACCAGCTCAATCATATTGCCTGATGCTTTCATAATAAAGATATCAAAACCTGACACAGAAATTTTTTCTCCTTCTTCAGGAATATCGTTGGCAAGGTTTACAATCAACCCGCCTATAGTGGAATAAGATGGGCTCTCCGGCAGGCCAAGGCCATATTTAGCATTTATAGATTCAATACTGAACCTTGCAGAAAATAAATAACTCCCGTCATCCTGAAGGCTTTCGGGCAGCTCTTCAGCATCATCGTGTTCGTCTTCAATTTCGCCAAAAAGCTCTTCAATAATATCTTCAACAGTTATTATTCCTGCCGTGCCCCCGTACTCATCAAGTACAACGGCCATGCTTTTCCTCCTTCGCGTTAGTGTATCCAGCAGCTCTTTAATTAAAATTGTTTCAGGGACTACTTCAATCGGAATCATTGCCGAGCCAATACTTTCAGGCTTTTTAAAAAGCTCAAAAGAGTGCACATAACCTACTACTGTATCTATACTGTGGCGGTACACCACAATTTTAGAATAGCCTGTAGCAATAAAAAGCTGTTTCAGCCCGTCAACAGTACTGTTGATTTCTATACCTGAAATATCTGTACGAGGCGTCATAATATCCCTGGCTTTCATGTCAGAAAATTGCAGTGCATTCTGGAAAATCTGTATTTCAGAATCTACCTCTTCCTGCGCAGGCGCATTTGTTAGCTGTTCGGTAATATAATTGCCAAGCTCGCCCCGGCTAAAGTAGCCTTGCTGCTTCTCTGCTTTTGTATGCAATACTTTTACAAGGATAAAATCTGTGAGCATAATTAATCCGCGCGAAAGCGGATTGAATACAGTATAAAATCCGTAAGCCGGCACCACCAGGACTTTCATTAATGTATTAGCGTAAATGCTGGAGAGAATTTTAGGAAGAAATTCTGCTGTGAGCAGTAGGATGAATGAGGTAATGGCTACCTGTATTACCAATAATAAAGATGATGAGAGGCCATAGCCCGAAACCCACCGCATGGCAGCGCTGCCGGCATAATAGGCATATAGCACCAGTGCAATGCTGTTGCCCAATATCATTGCAGTAATGAATTGTGATGGGTTTGCTGTAAGGCGGCTAAGCATACCTGAAATTATGGTAGCCTGCTTTTTTTCAACCTCAAGATATACCTTGTTGGATGACAGGTATGCTATTTCCATACCCGAAAAGAAAGCGGAGAACAACAGGCATGTTATGATGGCTACCGCTTCCATAGTGATTATTTACCGTTGCTCCTGTCGCGGAACTTTTTGTAATATCTCCTGCGGAAAAAGAAAAGAAAGAGGCTTATACCTGCAAACATAAAATCTATGAAAGCATCTTCGCCGTGGGTAAGCCTTAATATCCCCACTGCTGTAAATATTATAGCAAATAGCAGGAACAGGTATGATACGTATTTAAGATATGCCATAGGTTTTAATTTTGCCCCTCATTGGGAATTTGCCCGCTATTGCGCTGCATATTGAATATTTTGAAATCTTTACTGAAGTCAAGGCCCGGCCCTTCTAAATAGCCGCCCTGCCCATCAGTAAATTTAAAGTTTTTTTCGGTATAAAACCACTCATTTTGCTGATCAAAATACAATTGGTCTGTAGTAAGCACTTTACCATCGGCCGTGGTAATCTTCACGTTGCCCTGCATATCTATGATTTTGGTTTCGTCATAGGTGATGGCATAATCTGAAATCACAATTGTTTTTTGGCCATTATCATCAAAAAGCGTTACGTTAACCCCTTTTGGAAATTCTTTAAAGCCGTAATCAAGATTAGAGTAATCCATCATAAGCGGGCTTAAGAGAATTGACTTGACTTTCCCTGAATCAGTATACTTAAGATTAATATTCTCGGCCTGCATAGCTGCATTGAACGCTACAGAATTGAGGCGCTGCACCTCTTTAAAATTGCTTTCACACGAGAAAAGCAATATTGTCACGGCAACTACAAAACCAATCTTAAATAACTTAAAACCCATATTACAGATTTGGGATTGTAATAGTTTCATTTATCCAGCAGCCATAAGATATTTTTTGCCCTGCTTTTCTACCTGCTGCTTTTAAGTCAGCCTTTACAGGAGCCTTCTTATTCAGGTTTATCATCATTGCATCGGCAGTTGCCTTGTATTTGGCTTCAGCCTGCTCAGCTTTTTTAAGTGTTTCGCCGGCAAGCCACACCAGTGCCTTTCGTTCAAAGTCAGTCATCTCACACTCTTTTCCTGCTGATGAATACATTTCAGCAAGGAAAACATATGGCCTGCCAGATTTTGTATTGAGCTGTGCAGCTTTAAGGGCATAATCTTTAGCCATCTTTTTATCTGACTGCCTTATAAGCGTGGCCGCCATATAATACATTTCTGCTTTCTTTTCGGCGGTAGTTTCCAGCCTTGCAGCTTCGTCAAAATATTTTACGGCATCAGCAATATTATTTTTACGTTGGGCCATAAGCCCCATGTACATGGCCGAACGCGGCCCGGGAGCAATACTATGCCATTCAGCAACGCCCTTTTGCAAAACCGCAGAATTTCCACACCTTGTTTTATAAAGAGTATTAACAGCGCTTTCAAGCCATTTGGCTGAAGTTTTATGAACTTCAAAACCTGATGCGTAAAAAGCTTCGAGCTTATCACAGCTGAAATGCCTGCGCGCCAGTATATCGGCATTTTCTTCCACAGCGGTAAAACTGTCAATTTTTTCATTCAGTGCTGCAATATGCGCTTTCTCTGTTGTAGTTATAGTACCTGCTGCTTCTTTTGCTAAAAGAATATCCCGCTGCCTGATAATTTCTTCTTTTGCTTTACCGGCCTGGGCTGTAACATCTGCATATTTGGCAATAAGCTGGTCTTGAGTTATACCTTTATTTTCTTCAAATTTCTTAAGGTAAAGCAAAAAATAAGCTTCAAGCGCCTCGTGGTTTGTAAATGCAGCGCTATTTTTTGCAAATGCAGCATCAAGGGTTTTAAAAATCTCATCATCCGCTGCAAGGTTGTACCTTTTTTGAAGCATTGCGCGGCTAATGTCGGCCTTTAAAGCGCTTGCAGGGTAATTTTTACTATACTGGCTGTACACCAAAACCAGCTTATCAAGCTCAGCACGCTGCTTTTCACCCCTTGGGGCAAGCTGCGCCCTGTGGCTGTACACTTCTTCGGCAAGCTCATATAATTTTTCATCAACTTTAGGGCACTCTTTCTGTAACGGGGCATACATTGTTGCAGCCTCATCATAATTTCCACCTGAGACCTTAGTTTCAAAAGCTTTAAAGCTTTCCTGGCACTGTGCCGCTGTTTTCTTTTGTTGTGCCGTAACAACCCAAACACTAAACAGCATTATGATGATCCAATTACATTTCATAACCCTTACGTTTTAGTTAATCATATTTTCTCTTTATAAACCAACGATCGTTTAACGACAGGCTTACAAGCATATTAAAATAATTTTCCTGTATAAGGTTTGCGCTGGTAGTGCCGCGCCTGCCCCATTCAAAACCTATATTGAGGCTTGAGCTGCCAATAAAGGCGCCAAGCGGTAAACTTGCACCAAATGTTAACGCATAATCATTGATAGAATTATTGTTTACAACAAGCCCGGTTTTTTCAAACTTAAGGCCGCCACGATATGTAATCCTGCTGAAGTAGCTTGAATAAGACATATAATTCGGGGTGTAGTACCCGCCTACAGAAGCACGGTGCCCTGCTTCAAAGCCTGCAGAGGTTATATTATCAAACCGGTTGCCCAGCTCGTTGCTTTGCTGATATGCATATTCAACTCCTGCAAACCATTTTGTCTTTATGCCGATACCTGACCCTACGGTGAAGCGGGCCGGCATTTTTACATCTTCGTCATTAAGTGTAAACTTTTCTGAGTCATTTACAATCTCACCATTGTTGGTAATTGTAATCGTAGCTAATTCGCGCTCAATACTGCTTTTTAAATTGCTCGCAGGTGTAAATGTTGCGCTGGTTATCCAGTCATATTTATTGTTTAGCGTTTTTTTATACGTTGCACCAACATTAAAGGATACTCCTCCGTAATGTGAATCGTTTGTTTCGCGGGTGGATAGCTGTACGTCTGTAACACTCACAATTGATTTTGTCTCAATATTACCGAAATTATAGCTCACATCTGCCCCAATACTAAATGCAGGTGTTACCTGGTATGATCCTCCGAGAAAAACCCTGTTGATGCCTCCCCTTCCGTTAAACTGCCTGGTTCTTGTTATGTTGTCTGATCCCTCAGCAGTATTCTGTATTTTATAACCTACCGCTGTATAAGGCATTAACCCGAATGCTATCCCGGCTTTATTAAAAGGTATGGCCACCGTAAGATAATCAAGTGTAGTACGTGTAGCGCTCTCATCAGGCCCGGATGACTTAAAGTTTGTTTTAGAATTGCTGGCAGCTACACTAAATGTAGTAACCTTTAAGTGGCTGTATGATGCCGGGTTTTGCAGATTAATATGTATACTGTCAGGAAAAATACCCATGCTTCCCATGGCGCGCGTGTCTGGCGTCCCTTTAAATTTTAAATCGCCAACACCGTAATATGAGTATGGCGATGCATTGGTTTCCTGGGCAAAAGCCGTTATTGAAAACAAAAGGCCGCATACTGCAATAATCTTTTTAATCATTTTGTGTATATAAGTATAATTGGTTCAGGCTTTCCAGCAGGAAATTTGAATTGGCAAAGATGGTGTTTTTAAATCGTACAGCCAAAAATTCAGCATCTCCGCCGGTTAATATTACAGCCAAATTATCATATTTATTTTCATAATAGTCAATAAATCCCTGTATTTCAAAAATTAACGCATTCACAACACCGCTGTGTATAGACTCTACTGTAGAGTTTCCAGTAACACTTACAGGCATTTCCCGGGTTAATAACGGAAGCTTTGCCGTAAAATTATGCAGCGCCTCATATCTAAGGCGTATACCGGGAGATATAGCACCCCCATAGTAATTGTCTTTATCATCAATAAAATCATATGTAATGCAAGTACCTGCATCAATAACCAGCCTGTTTTGGGCAGGATGATTTAAAACAGCGCCTGCAGAAAGCACTATCCTGTCTACACCCAATGTATGCGGTGTGGCATAAGATGTTTTGAATGGCACAGGCGTTTGATGATCAACTATCGTTACTGGCACATTCTTTTCAATAGTATATAACAATTCAGGAGATGCTTTTCCTACTGATGAAAGTATTGCCGCAGTGATTTTTGAATGTTTTGCAAATATATTTTCAATAGCTTTTACAGCCTCAACAGCGTTAAAAACAAAACGGTCTGAAAGGGTATCATCCTTAAAGACAGCAGCTTTAATTTTTGTATTGCCAACATCAACAGCTAAAAGCATTTTCGCAGTGTTTGTGCGGTAAAGATACAAATTGATTTTTTTTAGGTTTTGTTTTGGATAATATAAAAATGGTTCTATATTTGCACCCGCATTACCGCTTAGAACGCTATGCAAAAACAACGGTACCTTAGCTCAGTTGGTAGAGCAATGGACTGAAAATCCATGTGTCCCTGGTTCGATTCCTGGAGGTACCACAAGAAAAACCCGCTTAAATTAAGCGGGTTTTTTTATGACTTCATCTCAAGACATTAAAAAATA
This genomic interval carries:
- a CDS encoding GYDIA family GHMP kinase: MRQEFYSNGKLLLLGEYTVLDGSDALALPTVYGQYLSVEKTNDKNIHWRSYDADGSVWFEAVIPVENILSKQLSGEKVTDTLIDILGAAHKLNPGVLGTAVGFNVETKLTFPRTWGLGSSSTLINNIAQWFGVDAFNLLQQSFGGSGYDIACAQNNMPVLFSLKNGLPNIKQITFNPHFTNNLYFVYLNKKQDTKKAVANYRNNADEIPELIIKTDAIIEEAAITGSFERFCQLLEEHSALLAKALQMQTVKESLFPDFYGTVKSLGAWGGDFILAASDDDPTGYFESKGYPVVIPYQKMILYK
- a CDS encoding peptidylprolyl isomerase codes for the protein MAVLSKIRQRSILMIGVIGFCLLAFIVGDIINSGGFGGVSRHVGSVNGEDIPAQDFLNKVSNFTKMQQGVSATTAANQIWEQEVESILLEERYEKAGIRVGREHVLSIFGMQLGNDPRFQNALGKFDKKKFNDFLANMKATNPAQYEMIERDMPQYEAAAKRQIYNSMLKAGFIVTEAEGKAKYKDENDKITFDYVYVPFSTINDDQVKVSDQELIDYMKKNEKKYKAEASRELDFVLIENKPSAADEEEMRKNINSYLAPRVEYNNETKANDTIPGFAQAANVEEFVNKNSDIKYDTTYVAKKDLPVEHAEAIYNLAPGQVYGPYVDNGYYKLTRVTGRKAGATVNARHILIAYKGGKAPNPAITRTKEEAKAKADGLLAQAMANPNNFAELARTNTDDPGSANNGGEYQNIVPNQMVKPFNDFVFNNPVGKMGVVETDFGYHVIYVTGKNDGIRVATVAQKIGASEATEDEAFRKATNIEMEGPNKPFEDLAKTAGVTVQKAKVGANDENVQGVGMQREIVRWTFSKDTEEGDVKKFDVPQGHVVVKLKTKNEKGLIPIEDAKITVAPIIRNQKKAEMIRKKMTGSTLEAVAQKSGSSVATATDVTFAAPMIPNVGAEPKVVGKAFGLAAGKTSPLIDGNGGVFMIRTKAKTDAPALPNYATYTQRMRSEARGGVPSRIVMALKEKADIEDNRSEFN
- a CDS encoding hemolysin family protein translates to MEAVAIITCLLFSAFFSGMEIAYLSSNKVYLEVEKKQATIISGMLSRLTANPSQFITAMILGNSIALVLYAYYAGSAAMRWVSGYGLSSSLLLVIQVAITSFILLLTAEFLPKILSSIYANTLMKVLVVPAYGFYTVFNPLSRGLIMLTDFILVKVLHTKAEKQQGYFSRGELGNYITEQLTNAPAQEEVDSEIQIFQNALQFSDMKARDIMTPRTDISGIEINSTVDGLKQLFIATGYSKIVVYRHSIDTVVGYVHSFELFKKPESIGSAMIPIEVVPETILIKELLDTLTRRRKSMAVVLDEYGGTAGIITVEDIIEELFGEIEDEHDDAEELPESLQDDGSYLFSARFSIESINAKYGLGLPESPSYSTIGGLIVNLANDIPEEGEKISVSGFDIFIMKASGNMIELVKIVPSGLK
- the lptC gene encoding LPS export ABC transporter periplasmic protein LptC, with product MGFKLFKIGFVVAVTILLFSCESNFKEVQRLNSVAFNAAMQAENINLKYTDSGKVKSILLSPLMMDYSNLDYGFKEFPKGVNVTLFDDNGQKTIVISDYAITYDETKIIDMQGNVKITTADGKVLTTDQLYFDQQNEWFYTEKNFKFTDGQGGYLEGPGLDFSKDFKIFNMQRNSGQIPNEGQN
- a CDS encoding type III pantothenate kinase, with the protein product MLLAVDVGNTKIKAAVFKDDTLSDRFVFNAVEAVKAIENIFAKHSKITAAILSSVGKASPELLYTIEKNVPVTIVDHQTPVPFKTSYATPHTLGVDRIVLSAGAVLNHPAQNRLVIDAGTCITYDFIDDKDNYYGGAISPGIRLRYEALHNFTAKLPLLTREMPVSVTGNSTVESIHSGVVNALIFEIQGFIDYYENKYDNLAVILTGGDAEFLAVRFKNTIFANSNFLLESLNQLYLYTQND